The genomic stretch CACTATCAGGAAAACCATCATGGCCATGAAAAATGCAACAACGTTATAGTATTCCCTTcccattttttttatatatttattcacGCTTTTTGCTTGTCTTTGAAGAACAATCCTCTCATGCATGGGTTTATATAAATACAGCTAAATAATTGCTTCAACATCAGCCACGAAACTAAATAACGCTGAGGCCTTTCTTCGTTAATCGTTTTGaccaaaaaaggaaaaaggaaaaaaaatgagaGCATTTCATGAACCGCATAAAAAATGGAGCATTGTTCCTCCGCGTCTTCCGTTTGTTATGGATTTGTGTTGTAACGAAGGTGACGCATGTCAATTTGAGAGCGTTGAAAGTTTTTGAATAGTTTAACcaaatttgacaaaaaattattttttttggttcaTATGGTATTAGTTGGGCCGAACGTTGGGCCAATGGTTGTAGTAAAGAAGGTGGGCCCTAAATACCAAAATAAAGAAGGTGGGCCCTAAATACCAAAATAAAGAAGGTGGGCCCTGGCTTCAATCTGACTAGTCGTATTGTGTGCTTGTTTCTCAAGGCAGAGTGAGTGTTGTTTAAAACAGGGAACCGGAGAAGTGAGAAGCTatgtagaagaagaaaatagttTGGACGTTTGAAGATGGAGTGCGTATTCGGATTGGTAGGGAAGGGGTTCGCCATCGTGGTGGCGGACACGTCGGCGGTGCACGGCATACTGGTGCACAAGACGAACGAGGAGAAGATCATGAAACTTGATTCTCACAAGCTTATCGCCGCCAGTGGTGAGGGCGGTGACAGGGTTCAGTTCACTGAATACGTACACAAGAACGTGGCTCTCTACCAATTCCGCAACGGGATCCCTTTGACCACTTCCGCTGCCGCCAATTTCACCCGCGCCGAGCTAGCTGCTGCTCTCCGCAAGGTAACTAAACCGGTAAACCCCccttattttataataaatcaATGTTTTGTTACTTTAGCTGGTGGATGTGGTTTTTGTTCAGAACCCCTACGCTGTGAACATTCTTCTTGCTGGTTACGACAACCACACAGGCCCTTCACTATACTACATTGACTACTTAGCAACACTTCACAAGGTTGACAAGGCAGCTTTTGGTTATGCCTCCTATCTTTCATTGTCAATGATGGACACACACTACCACGCTGGAATGTCCCTGCAAGAAGCTATTGATCTAGTAGATAAATGCATCACGGAAATCAGGTCCAGGTTGGTTGTGGCACCTCCAAACTTTGTTATCAAAATTGTTGACCAACACGGAGCCAGAGAGTGTGCGTGGCGTCAATCGCTTCCTTCAGCTTCACCTACCTTTTGTTAAACTTACTAATACTCTAGAGAATCTAAATTCAACTCTTTTATGCATAATTTGctgtttttttaattattattattgttttaattatttgtGTGTAATCTTGGTTTCGTTTGGGATTCGTTTCTTACACTAccgaaaaagaaaggaaaattcTCAAgaaagttaataaaaaataattaataagaaCTTTATTTCTCCAAATCCCAATTACATGCGTCCAACAACCTCCATAAGAATAATAATACACATTACAAATTTACAATACAAATAGCTTCGATTCGAAAAAAGAAGGTGATATGAGCAGCCACGCCGCAAAAGAATACATAGTAACATCAATTCCATAGGTACATGAACTTGAGAATATGCAAACAAAGAGAAACCTAGTAGAATTTGAGAACAGCAACTCCAAGTGCAATGAATAGAAGAGAAGGAGGCGCATTGAAAAGTTTGATGGCAGATGATGGAGTGAGACCAGGGCGGGAACTTCCCGTGGATGAAGCTGGTGTACTTGTGGTTCCAGAATCCACTGACGGAGATGCCGGACTTTGAAGAGGAGGAGAGCTACTACTTGTGTCAGACTCTGGTGCCAGAGAAGGTGGACTCGGTGGTGATGGGGGGatggcagaagaagaagaagctgcaTGCTCAAAAGATACACATCAGAATAACTCTAAATAAAATATGCTCttaattaattaggattaggcAGTTGGCACTAACCTTGAGGACTAGGAGTTGGAGTAAATCCTGAGGGTGATGAAGGAGACGGTCCAAAAGCCACTGGTCCTGTGAAATCAAATATCATTCAAAAGATGGATTAAGAAAGGCTCTTATAAGAGTTTTTGAGCAATAATTCTGGCATTACGTACCTGGAGCAGGAAGTGGTGTACCTGAGgctgcaaaattcaaaagcacATTACTTAGTGGTATTGATAAACTGAATAAAAGTAGATGGAATTTTCATATTATGTTGATAGCTAAGAGGCCTTAGATGACAATTCAGTCAAACCTGTTCAATCATTTAACAATTCTTAGCTATTAACTTTATGAAAAATTAACTACACCTAAGATTTTATAGTAAAAGTAATATGGAGGAAATTTACCTTTGCATTGAACGGGGACAGCAGGCATGTTGCAGGCACGAGGAAGAGAGATGGCCAAGGATCGGTTGACTGGTATTCTGAAAGGAATGCCGGCCGTCAGAAGGAGACACAAGCAGTTCATACCGCCACTGGTCAGCGACTTGAGGGCGCCGCAGCACTGGGCAGTTGGCGAGGTGCCATTGCCACTGCTATTTGTGAGGAAGCTCGCGCAAGGTGTGAACAGTGTGCTTAGCGCCGAGACGTTGCATGGTGTGCTAATTTGCGCGTAGGATGGTGCAGTCACCATCAACATGCCTAGTACTAGAGCCACAACACTTGCTACCATGTTTATTTGTTATGTGTAGAGTCAAGACCAAGTTTGATGGTTGGGTAAGAGCATGTTAAGCGAATTTATAGACATAGGAAATCAACAAGTTAAGCATGAAATTTAGTTTAGAAGCTCAACTACCATGACTAATTAGAGCCAAATGAAAGAATTTGAAGCAGGTGGGATTAGTATGTTTTGACTTTTGACCTCAGTGGAAAGGTTATGTTCACCCAAGTGTCACAGAATGTTGTGTCTATAATACAACATGTATCATCAGCCAAGTCATTAAGTTCTGTATTAGTTCAGCTGCAAAAGTGGATAACCCAAGACCAACACAATCCTAGATTATATTCCTGCTTTCTtctctttccttctttctttgCTTGCTTCATTGATCCTTccctatattttattttttcccaTACCGATCCAACACGCTTCCACAAGTCAACGCAATCTTCTAATCCTCTTTCTCTATTGCTTATTGGAcaataaaaaatggaaaataaacTCAAACTAAAACACTGGCCTTTTGTTAGTTGGATGCTCGAGGATCCTTTTCGGTTTTTCCCCTTTGCTTTTGGTCATGGTGAATTGGTCAGCGCCTCACTGTTCCCAAGTTCATGGGCATTACCAAACCAAGTCGAGTGGCCCGTAGACCTAGGCTACCGTGTAGCACCAGGTATATTTTGAGGAAATTAAAACAACAAGTTTTGGCCCAAGCCCGAGAATGATCTTTGTCCATAGATTCGATTACTGTAAAACATTTAATATTCGTTCTGTCCATTGACAAAAAACTATAATCTAATTCTGTTTGGAAAAGCACAGGTagataatgaaaatattaaacaacatgaacaataaatatattagaTATTTAATTCACTCGAGGTACAGatgattattctaatattaagattaGGTAGGTAATTTAAAAGAGTagtgtattttattttattggacCAATCCACACCtatggatattttttttttggttatactatggatattttttttatatttacgtcataaaacttttttatttttttcgggattaagcttggataaacCGTAAAAAAGTACATTTTACGAACAAGGCCTATAACAGACTTTGTCCTTGGAGTTGGGCCATGGCCTAAACCTTCATAACAGGCCTAAAGTGTGTAGCATCCTATGAAAACGGTACCCTGAGAAAAATGATTAACTAATGTGTTGACTTATGCAtgtacccaaaaaaaaaaatgttgacTTATGCAGACGTGTTAAATGATCCTCTACACTTTTCTTTCCTCCCAAAGTGGTAATTAAAACTGTTTGCAATGGCCATTTCTAGCTTTTGAATCACGTCCCTACCTAGACGGTGTTTGGATTTGGTGAATAAGCAAAATTTCGCAAATGAAACAAGTGTAAGAAACACGCTGTGAGTTGTACGTTGTTGTTATTAAGTTGTGAATGTGATTTGAAAAGTCTAATTTAAGACCTCACAAAATGGTGACACAGTTCCCTTCCTCCATAGTCCTAAAAGTAGTTCATCCACATACCAAACAAACCTGTGTTAGGATTAGGAACCTTCCATCATTCCATGCAATGCAACACTATTCCATAAAGGCCAAGTGTCCAACTCTCTCACATTTGAACTCACAGCACCGTACCCTTAAATCCAAGTACCTTTAATTAGTTCCCATCATTGAGAGGTAGTTCACCCACATAAACCTGCTTTTTTTTTCACATTGATTTCTGTTGCATCTTCCCTTATAAAAAGCCATAAAGTCTCCTCATACCAAACCATCCCAGTCAATCAAATAGAAGAGTATTATCAAGCAGCTTAATTTCCAATGGCAGGAGGGAAAGTAGAGAtactggtggtggtggtggtggtggcaaTCGGCATGATGTTGGGAGGAGCGAAGGCGCAATCGAGTTGCACAAGTGCGTTGGTGAACCTGTCACCATGCCTAAACTACATTCAAGGGAGATCATCAACTCCAAGTTCAGGGTGCTGCTCACAGCTTTCAAATGTAGTGAGATCAGAACCACAGTGCCTGTGCCAGGTTCTTAGCGGAGGAGCTTCATCGTCCCTTGGCATCACCATCAACCAAACTCAGGCTCTTGCTTTGCCTGGTGCTTGCAGAGTCAACACCCCACCCGTTAGCCAGTGCAAAGGTATATAATAATCTATTCGATTACTAATGTAAGagagaccaaaaaaaaaatcagaacttgttttatttgatattcattaattgttataataaataatgtaacAAATTCTGATTGttttttactaatttattttagttgtcAAATATTTTCGTAAATTAAATCACTAGTAAGATGAGTTTTATGCTAATTAATATGaatcatttatttatttgtgaACATACACATACAGCAGCTGCATCACCAGCAGAATCTCCAAATTCAGGTACATACATCAATGAATACATTATGCTGATTCATCACACAATAACatgcaaaaaatataattggattgagtttatattttaaatttgcaGGAACTAGTGGAGCTGGAAGCGGGACGATACCCACTACAGATGGCGGAGCCTCGAGTGGGAATTCAATCAAGTTATCAGTTCCTATGCTCTTCATTGTTTTTGCTGCAACATGTGCTTCAACCTTCAGGATATACTGATTCCTTAGTTTTAGTCCCCTTCATAGTTATTATAGTTTTTCTCTTATATattggtcatgattattactattgtaccttcttttttttttcttctcgaATATGTTGTCGTTATTATGGAGTTTCCGACTTTCCTTAGGTTATATATTCATTTTTGTGACTTCTAACTAGCTGCTAGCTAGTGTGGGATACATATACATGGTCTTGTATTATCCTTcctattataaatatttttattttttattttttattttttggtcgATAGAGCCTACTGCCTAGATATTTTTAATCCAAAATTGGCACTGGATGGGCCCATTATTAACAACCAATCACAAATAATCCATAAGTAGTTGTGGATATGACAAAATTTTATGGGCCATTATTGGCCCATCTTAGGCCTagagaaagaaaacaaaaaaatacacatacTGGTGGGCTATACATTATTGTCATGTGTGGggtttatgaattttttttggtgactatgTGGGGCTTATGATTTAACacaatatttaataattatcaaaaccgACTCAGTAATTTGGTCCATGCAAAACCCTGAGTCACTAGTTACTAGATCAATTGAACTAGTTAATTcggtaataaataaataatgatataaaattatattttattttttataataagtattttttttaatttatttttgtatttaattaataattacttttcgatttcaataatttattatgtttcaaatatttattaaataaaaaaatataaatagacaataaaaatattaaataaaatgaataatgaATGCATCGAATGTTCATTTCACTATGTGTATAGatagttattctaatattaaaatttaagtaaataatttaaaaatataatatatttttgttacaTAGCTCTATTAAATAACTTCAACGACTTACCCGAACACCCAAATGCAAATTAGATCAGAACGAGACAAATACGATGATGATAAAGAACTTATATTAACCACTAGCATATATATACGTGCGTGGAAAAGGGTGAAACTCATAGTCACGCAATGTACAACTTCGATGTAGATCTATTATTCAATATAGTAAGTACATGCCTCAgaaaatgacataaaaaataaCATCTCATTCTGTCATTTTAATTTGATTCCTTGCTTCCCTACCTACCTATATATTGAAATTAAATGTAATTATTGCTCTTTTTCTTACTAGCTTAGACTTCACAATTCAACATATGAATGGACCAAATACGTTAAGTATGGTACAAATTATCTTTTCTATGACCCACATCTACATGGGAAGATTGAAATGTATGCATATATTAGTGGGGCTTAGATTATAATTTCTATGTTTGGTCGCTATCAAGCTTTCGTCATGACAAGTAGTGCCCccttttattcatcttttaattaattgttccTGCTTGCATTATATTGCTTTACCATCCCTCTCAAAATAATAGTTTAAGCATATCTTGCCTTTTCAATTTCAATAATTTTAGATTAGCTGCACTACTTACcatacaatatataaaaatgtatcttccaaaaatatgttattatGCGCTAAGttgaatttgatttaattatcaTGCATTAGATAAATTCAAAAGTGAGATAACGAGTTGTATAAGTGATTTAATTTTTGAGAAGAAATTAAGTGagagaatataaaataaaaagatattataTCCAACTCAAAATCTTGAGGTATTATAAattcttcgtttttttttttactttctttAATGTGGGACTAACTTGATGCACTCATCACACTCGCAACATTAACATCTATGGTGATGTACTATCAACTACACCgtggaaaaaagaaagaaaatataatTGTTTAATTTCTCGTTAATGCATTCAATTCTCCTTTTTGCTATTGTCAAACTTTTCATATGTTTATACAAGACTAGAGTGTAAggaaataaatacattaaaattttgaaaatatctaACCGTGACGCTCAAATTAATGTTTGAGTGAGACCCACACCTGTAAAAGAGAGCCatgacaagaaaataaaacctCATCCCTGAAAAAGGTAAGATACATCAAATAgagtaataaaagaaaaagtgaaaagaaTTATATAGATGAGGTAAGAAATTATGGGTCTTGTGCTTTTAAAATTCAGACAttaacatttttcatcaaaTAAAGTATATCTTTATATGATTTCTGTGAGAGTGATATTATGATAATCAATTAATTAGTATGGTATATgcagaaaaaatagaaaagaaagaaagaaagaaattatgGGTAGAAATATTTCCTTATTCAAATCTCAAAACTATATATTAGGCAAAGGATGaccatatatatatagtgaTATGGATATATTCATACTCTTTAGTCATTATTTTGGTCTGGATAAGCTTTCACTGATAACTTGTAAAGCAATTTGCAATTTTGGAGATCTGAAAATAATTAAACCCTTATGCTTCAATGGATATATTAACAAGATAAGTAGATAATAACCAACCATGTTGCCTAGGACTACTCATCTTTACTTTATGAATTATGACAAGACATTCAATTCTATTGGTTGATCAACTTTTGATTTCGGTCGTATGGATCAGATTTTGTAATCATGGATCAATTGAAGTTGAAGCCTTCTTAAAAGCAGATGAAATAGTAGGCCTACGTGTATATATCAGTGTTTATCTGATATTTTTCTTGAT from Arachis stenosperma cultivar V10309 chromosome 9, arast.V10309.gnm1.PFL2, whole genome shotgun sequence encodes the following:
- the LOC130947876 gene encoding proteasome subunit beta type-2-B-like, with protein sequence MECVFGLVGKGFAIVVADTSAVHGILVHKTNEEKIMKLDSHKLIAASGEGGDRVQFTEYVHKNVALYQFRNGIPLTTSAAANFTRAELAAALRKNPYAVNILLAGYDNHTGPSLYYIDYLATLHKVDKAAFGYASYLSLSMMDTHYHAGMSLQEAIDLVDKCITEIRSRLVVAPPNFVIKIVDQHGARECAWRQSLPSASPTFC
- the LOC130947875 gene encoding non-specific lipid transfer protein GPI-anchored 20-like, which produces MVASVVALVLGMLMVTAPSYAQISTPCNVSALSTLFTPCASFLTNSSGNGTSPTAQCCGALKSLTSGGMNCLCLLLTAGIPFRIPVNRSLAISLPRACNMPAVPVQCKASGTPLPAPGPVAFGPSPSSPSGFTPTPSPQASSSSAIPPSPPSPPSLAPESDTSSSSPPLQSPASPSVDSGTTSTPASSTGSSRPGLTPSSAIKLFNAPPSLLFIALGVAVLKFY
- the LOC130950975 gene encoding non-specific lipid transfer protein GPI-anchored 5-like isoform X1, translating into MAGGKVEILVVVVVVAIGMMLGGAKAQSSCTSALVNLSPCLNYIQGRSSTPSSGCCSQLSNVVRSEPQCLCQVLSGGASSSLGITINQTQALALPGACRVNTPPVSQCKAAASPAESPNSGTSGAGSGTIPTTDGGASSGNSIKLSVPMLFIVFAATCASTFRIY
- the LOC130950975 gene encoding non-specific lipid transfer protein GPI-anchored 5-like isoform X2, whose amino-acid sequence is MAGGKVEILVVVVVVAIGMMLGGAKAQSSCTSALVNLSPCLNYIQGRSSTPSSGCCSQLSNVVRSEPQCLCQVLSGGASSSLGITINQTQALALPGACRVNTPPVSQCKAASPAESPNSGTSGAGSGTIPTTDGGASSGNSIKLSVPMLFIVFAATCASTFRIY